In Procambarus clarkii isolate CNS0578487 chromosome 25, FALCON_Pclarkii_2.0, whole genome shotgun sequence, the following proteins share a genomic window:
- the LOC138368473 gene encoding A-kinase anchor protein 5-like: MLQCDIEKCNNGDIEKYNIGDIEKCYNGDIEKCNNGDIEKCNNGDIEKCNNGDIEKCNNGDIEKYNIGDIEKCYNGDIEKCYNGDIEKCYNGDIEKCYNGDIEKCYNGDIEKCYNGDIEKCYNGDIEKCYNGDIEKCNNGDIEKCNNGDIEKYNIGDIEKCYNGDIEKCNNGDIEKYNIGDIEKCYNGDIEKCYNGDIEKCYNGDIEKCYNGDIEKCYNGDIEKCYNGDIEKCYNGDIEKCYNGDIEKCYNGDIGKCNNGDIEKCNIGDIEKCNIGDIEKCYNCDIEKCYNCDIEKRYNGDIHKRYRRFRDMLPD; the protein is encoded by the coding sequence ATGTTACAATGTGACATCGAGAAATGTAACAATGGTGACATCGAGAAATATAACATTGGTGACATCGAGAAATGTTACAATGGTGACATCGAGAAATGTAACAATGGTGACATCGAGAAATGTAACAATGGTGACATCGAGAAATGTAACAATGGTGACATCGAGAAATGTAACAATGGTGACATCGAGAAATATAACATTGGTGACATCGAGAAATGTTACAATGGTGACATCGAGAAATGTTACAATGGTGACATCGAGAAATGTTACAATGGTGACATCGAGAAATGTTACAATGGTGACATCGAGAAATGTTACAATGGTGACATCGAGAAATGTTACAATGGTGACATCGAGAAATGTTACAATGGTGACATCGAGAAATGTTACAATGGTGACATCGAGAAATGTAACAATGGTGACATCGAGAAATGTAACAATGGTGACATCGAGAAATATAACATTGGTGACATCGAGAAATGTTACAATGGTGACATCGAGAAATGTAACAATGGTGACATCGAGAAATATAACATTGGTGACATCGAGAAATGTTACAATGGTGACATCGAGAAATGTTACAATGGTGACATCGAGAAATGTTACAATGGTGACATCGAGAAATGTTACAATGGTGACATCGAGAAATGTTACAATGGTGACATCGAGAAATGTTACAATGGTGACATCGAAAAATGTTACAATGGTGACATCGAGAAATGTTACAATGGTGACATCGAGAAATGTTACAATGGTGACATCGGGAAATGTAACAATGGTGACATCGAGAAATGTAACATTGGTGACATCGAGAAATGTAACATTGGTGACATCgagaaatgttacaattgtgacatcgagaaatgttacaattgtgacaTCGAGAAACGTTACAATGGTGACATTCACAAACGTTATAGAAGGTTTAGAGatatgctaccagactag